In Cryptomeria japonica chromosome 10, Sugi_1.0, whole genome shotgun sequence, a genomic segment contains:
- the LOC131038206 gene encoding T-complex protein 1 subunit theta-like yields MGSLHFTKIVQARVDSVKLGGKRTVMMYGPTISGKSHIMFGCSAEPEIIYKALDNILGGDEQEVKTGLCLLEIYIEEQVILIMNALVASKQFEQESILCSLVADARIQVCPKNTVNFNVDKVRVAKLFGGGLHECSVFHDMVLKTDALRIIKHVERVKIAVFGKGVDTSTQCTKGTVMIQSDKQLLSFIDCDIA; encoded by the coding sequence ATGGGCTCTCTACATTTTACAAAAATTGTGCAAGCAAGGGTTGATAGTGTAAAATTAGGTGGGAAACGCACTGTTATGATGTACGGGCCTACTATTTCAGGAAAGAGCCATATCATGTTTGGTTGCTCCGCCGAGCCTGAAATCATTTACAAGGCTTTGGACAACATATTAGGTGGAGATGAACAAGAAGTCAAAACAGGTCTATGTCTCTTGGAGATATATATTGAAGAGCAAGTAATCCTCATAATGAACGCTCTTGTTGCCAGTAAACAATTTGAACAAGAAAGCATTTTGTGTTCCCTTGTTGCAGATGCCCGTATTCAAGTTTGTCCCAAGAATACAGTGAATTTCAATGTGGATAAGGTGCGAGTTGCCAAACTGTTTGGGGGAGGACTGCATGAATGCAGTGTGTTTCACGATATGGTACTGAAAACTGATGCTTTGAGAATAATCAAGCATGTGGAGAGAGTCAAGATTGCAGTGTTTGGTAAAGGTGTGGACACATCAACTCAGTGTACTAAGGGTACTGTCATGATTCAGAGTGATAAACAGCTGCTAAGTTTTATTGACTGTGACATAGCTTGA